A genomic window from Candidatus Nitrosoglobus terrae includes:
- a CDS encoding RIFT barrel domain-containing protein: protein MIKKNNWGIGLLLGVLLALSISTPSRGAGSAIVIDNVMSQFSGSQTNVPVTFGQIFKAGDVPKGTTVAAMINNQAVPLQVDVKASYPDGSLRHAVLTAQIPSLAGNSQQSLQLSTTASSSGAPLPTPPQSTPPLTGNDQESLQQLTADLSALGTPPATIAKITALLANNPQEVSVLLAQNLSAPGMSPTTISQLVASLSSNTQGASQSSTATSPAPSTTASSAGATSITLSQLLATSYDAIASVTLNGAVYTVAARTLLEAAESAGQCAAWGTSCNIWLEGSLVSEWVVNGSVQSSDGTSNPNLRVYFAIRAYGGANPGEIAYVSTDIIFENTWAYTLPALLEYSATVTSGSASFSSETLSQYPYTRWHKVLWWNEQQPQVYVQQNTQYIQETGAISRYMALSPAESYLANLPQSCPPLQICDQEKAMGEEGAQDGIGPLPLWTTVYIENPDIRAYNNMLANTDGIGPYSVHYRDQATGWPVSIQRHPYITITNWGYANHAGYNGSSAIDKSYLADLLPPNCTNCNNPDSYDTAHQPSVAYVPYMVTGSYYYMSELALDASYNEIWSDPPARKYATGLIGNYAQPQPRGIAWTIRNVADAAYLLPDNYPLKAEFNEDINNNLTFFNTTYSNNPSANIFGVPQPFRDDGSQPWQMSPFMHAFLVWSFQHLADLGFSEAAAFVKWLGQYEIHVMTAWQQEPTGFCWTLAETYNLPVQTPSGDWLTYDEAYAQKWPTLKGLTCNSPQMAQALTAVGLPDKGYGPYQVGQMFDHAYANDGFPANLQIALAALVDAGVANAQSAWNIFQSRSVQPSGEDTYNDYPNFALLPRSATNEPIVNIFAKPNPMVSGKASIIYWDASAATSCSAPWMSNTETDGSLQVVTSGGNKTYSVGCTGSNGSSEASFTLYAVGNEPPSSSALSSSSGSGSKGNEGGSSSSSSGSGSGDPPSVPPNNGDPSSSNDPPPLGVLPPPSGALGSIAADCANLQTCTLTVETKGPFPDLDADGMGWSSGEYAQLSDGRSCILFLLGHTTDGNQNNSVRCFNAATDQFSYLLPNTENDQFAISGNGIAVRDNMTMLNVPNVGLLVFGGAYGNIMPSGTPWDGFLDYNLGQWTFINNIYKLFIPPSNFFTLDGSVEVASWSSMNPATAWSQARNVGFVYGGDNHAGDPSNALTLVQPNSNGDGLFSLESITPPPLGTMPCTFVRNNAVAVGNWAYVVGGRCDHATGGVYDENAFRRFNLQNQTWQTLAPLPHPRRMPVVTYDSHSGYIVVYGGNGLDQPTPNDQNQPGYWPAHNSVYLWNVATQGPWLDITEQANMPYIRNGAGAYDPTTGWHCYRPGNVYDANGNVISPTSATRSVSCMQLEFTSSK, encoded by the coding sequence ATGATCAAAAAGAATAACTGGGGTATTGGGTTATTGTTAGGGGTTTTATTGGCATTAAGTATCTCGACTCCGTCTAGAGGGGCAGGGTCAGCGATCGTTATAGACAATGTAATGAGTCAATTTTCAGGGAGTCAAACGAATGTTCCAGTAACTTTTGGCCAGATCTTCAAAGCCGGTGATGTGCCCAAAGGTACTACTGTAGCGGCAATGATTAACAATCAAGCGGTTCCATTACAAGTAGATGTAAAAGCGAGCTATCCGGATGGAAGTCTCAGGCATGCCGTATTGACTGCTCAAATTCCATCTCTAGCGGGTAATAGTCAACAATCTTTACAGCTGTCGACGACAGCCTCATCATCAGGGGCGCCGCTCCCCACGCCACCTCAGAGTACGCCACCACTAACGGGCAATGATCAAGAATCCTTGCAGCAGCTGACAGCAGATCTATCAGCCCTTGGTACACCCCCCGCTACAATAGCGAAAATCACTGCATTACTAGCGAATAATCCTCAAGAAGTTTCAGTGCTGTTGGCGCAAAATTTATCAGCCCCTGGGATGTCACCTACCACGATATCACAACTGGTTGCATCCCTATCAAGTAATACCCAAGGAGCTTCACAATCCTCGACGGCAACTTCGCCAGCACCCTCGACGACAGCTTCATCCGCGGGGGCTACGTCCATCACCTTATCACAACTGTTGGCGACCTCTTACGATGCCATTGCGTCAGTGACGCTCAACGGCGCTGTCTATACAGTGGCTGCCCGTACATTACTAGAAGCAGCAGAATCTGCGGGTCAGTGTGCAGCATGGGGAACCTCCTGCAATATCTGGCTTGAGGGGTCGCTGGTGAGCGAATGGGTAGTCAACGGATCAGTGCAATCATCAGATGGGACGAGTAACCCAAATCTTAGAGTATATTTTGCGATACGGGCCTATGGCGGAGCCAATCCAGGTGAAATTGCCTATGTCAGTACTGATATTATCTTTGAGAATACTTGGGCCTATACCCTCCCGGCTTTGCTAGAATACAGCGCTACTGTGACTTCGGGCAGCGCCAGCTTTAGCAGCGAAACCCTTAGTCAATACCCTTATACCCGTTGGCATAAGGTTTTATGGTGGAATGAGCAGCAACCACAGGTCTACGTGCAGCAGAACACCCAGTATATTCAAGAGACGGGGGCTATCTCGCGCTATATGGCGCTAAGCCCAGCTGAGAGTTATCTGGCAAATCTACCCCAATCATGCCCACCACTGCAGATCTGCGATCAGGAGAAGGCGATGGGTGAAGAGGGCGCGCAAGACGGTATTGGGCCTTTACCCCTTTGGACTACGGTGTACATCGAAAACCCTGATATACGGGCCTATAACAATATGCTCGCTAATACCGATGGTATTGGGCCCTATAGCGTCCATTATCGCGATCAAGCCACGGGCTGGCCTGTGAGTATCCAGCGACATCCCTATATTACGATTACCAACTGGGGTTATGCTAATCACGCTGGGTATAACGGAAGTAGCGCTATAGATAAGAGCTATCTTGCCGATCTACTACCGCCAAATTGTACTAATTGCAATAACCCAGATAGTTATGATACGGCCCATCAGCCATCAGTAGCGTACGTGCCGTATATGGTGACTGGATCCTACTATTACATGTCCGAGCTGGCCCTTGATGCGTCGTATAATGAAATTTGGTCTGATCCGCCGGCGAGAAAGTACGCGACAGGATTGATAGGTAATTATGCTCAACCTCAGCCCCGAGGGATTGCGTGGACTATTCGCAATGTGGCCGATGCGGCCTATCTTTTACCCGATAACTACCCCCTGAAAGCAGAGTTTAATGAAGATATCAATAATAATCTTACCTTCTTCAATACCACCTACAGCAATAATCCAAGTGCCAATATCTTCGGTGTTCCGCAACCCTTTCGTGACGATGGCAGTCAACCGTGGCAGATGTCGCCATTTATGCATGCCTTTCTTGTCTGGTCATTTCAGCATCTAGCAGATCTTGGGTTTTCAGAAGCAGCGGCTTTCGTCAAGTGGTTAGGTCAGTATGAGATCCATGTCATGACCGCTTGGCAGCAAGAGCCCACGGGATTTTGTTGGACCTTAGCGGAGACCTATAATTTACCTGTCCAAACCCCGAGCGGTGATTGGTTAACCTACGATGAAGCCTACGCGCAAAAGTGGCCTACCCTTAAAGGTCTGACGTGTAACTCGCCGCAAATGGCGCAAGCACTGACCGCTGTAGGACTTCCAGATAAAGGCTATGGCCCGTATCAAGTCGGGCAGATGTTTGATCACGCCTACGCTAATGATGGTTTTCCCGCTAACTTACAAATTGCACTGGCGGCCTTAGTCGATGCGGGGGTGGCGAATGCTCAGAGTGCATGGAATATTTTTCAGTCCCGTAGTGTGCAGCCCTCTGGTGAGGATACCTATAATGATTATCCAAACTTTGCGCTGCTGCCGCGTTCAGCTACGAACGAACCGATTGTCAATATCTTTGCGAAGCCAAACCCCATGGTTTCGGGTAAAGCGTCGATTATTTACTGGGATGCGAGCGCGGCAACGAGTTGCTCAGCGCCTTGGATGTCAAATACTGAGACGGATGGGTCATTACAGGTGGTCACATCAGGGGGAAATAAAACTTACTCAGTTGGCTGTACCGGTTCTAACGGTAGTAGTGAAGCGTCATTTACCCTGTATGCAGTTGGAAATGAGCCTCCCTCTTCAAGCGCTTTATCCTCATCGTCGGGAAGTGGTAGTAAGGGTAACGAAGGGGGTAGTTCCTCTTCCTCAAGCGGCAGTGGCAGTGGAGATCCGCCATCGGTACCCCCAAATAATGGCGATCCATCCTCATCAAATGATCCTCCACCCCTTGGCGTATTACCACCACCCAGTGGTGCGCTCGGCTCAATTGCTGCCGATTGTGCCAACCTTCAAACTTGTACATTAACAGTAGAAACCAAGGGGCCATTTCCCGATCTGGATGCCGATGGTATGGGTTGGAGTAGCGGCGAATACGCACAGTTAAGCGATGGGCGTAGCTGTATCTTATTTTTGCTAGGCCATACGACTGATGGCAATCAAAACAACTCCGTACGCTGTTTTAACGCTGCAACCGATCAGTTTTCCTACCTATTGCCTAACACTGAGAATGATCAGTTTGCCATTAGCGGCAATGGTATCGCGGTACGAGATAACATGACGATGCTTAATGTGCCTAATGTAGGTTTGCTGGTTTTTGGAGGCGCTTATGGCAACATCATGCCGTCGGGCACTCCTTGGGATGGTTTTCTCGATTATAATCTTGGTCAGTGGACCTTTATTAATAATATTTATAAGTTATTTATCCCGCCGAGTAACTTCTTTACGTTAGATGGCAGTGTAGAGGTTGCTAGCTGGAGCTCAATGAATCCCGCCACGGCTTGGAGTCAGGCACGGAACGTTGGATTTGTTTATGGCGGTGATAATCATGCTGGCGATCCAAGCAATGCGCTGACTTTGGTGCAGCCAAATTCAAACGGAGACGGTCTATTTAGCCTTGAGTCGATAACACCTCCGCCGTTGGGAACCATGCCTTGTACGTTCGTTCGCAACAATGCGGTGGCAGTGGGTAATTGGGCCTATGTAGTGGGGGGTCGCTGTGACCATGCTACGGGCGGCGTCTATGATGAGAATGCCTTTAGGCGGTTTAATTTGCAAAACCAGACTTGGCAGACGCTGGCCCCTTTACCCCATCCACGGCGGATGCCCGTAGTCACCTATGACTCCCATTCAGGTTATATCGTAGTGTATGGCGGGAATGGTCTAGATCAACCGACCCCTAACGATCAAAATCAACCAGGGTATTGGCCGGCGCATAATTCAGTGTATCTCTGGAATGTGGCTACTCAAGGGCCGTGGCTTGATATCACCGAGCAAGCCAATATGCCCTATATTCGTAACGGGGCGGGGGCTTATGATCCAACAACGGGGTGGCATTGTTATCGCCCAGGTAATGTATACGATGCCAATGGAAATGTCATTAGCCCTACCTCAGCGACTCGGTCAGTCTCCTGTATGCAGCTGGAGTTTACGTCAAGTAAGTGA
- the uvrA gene encoding excinuclease ABC subunit UvrA: MVDRYILIEGARQNNLKNLNLQLPLNELIVITGVSGSGKSSLAFDTIYAEGQRRYVETFSPYARQFLDRMDKPQVDRIEGIPPAIAIDQVNPVRTSRSTVGTMTELNDHLKLLFARAAQLYCRNCGQPVQKDTPNSIYQQLLAQYQDRPNKTRVLITFEVVIPDNFSAQEIKGLLFKQGYTRIHYQTDQILEIIQDRVPIVVDQQARIIEALEIALKHGRDRLTVYPLDEERKPHSPQRFSANFHCPHCDIPYQEPVPHQFSFNSPLGACETCRGFGRIIGIDEGLVIPDTQKTLAEGAIKPWQTASYQECQEDLIRFANGCGMPIDRPWQDLTPDQQRWVLEGEGAWEDNQWYGVKRFFSWLESKSYKMHIRVLLSKYRAYHPCPVCQGARLKPEALLWRLGTKADADWVLPETKHFKPEWEALPGLTLQDVVLLPIARCQQFFQQLKLPAPLDEATELLLSEIRTRLDYLVEVGLGYLTLDRQSRTLSGGEVQRINLTTALGTSLVNTLFVLDEPSIGLHPRDMARIIRILQRLRDAGNSLLVVEHDPQVMLAADRILDLGLGPGEHGGNLVFFGSPHELPTHHSLTAQYLTGKKQIINSSVMVAKSVASAYFEILGASAHNLKQINVRFPLNRLVCVTGVSGSGKSTLVQEVLYKGWCKLKGKPTETPGAYQALKGHELIQDVVLVDQSPIGKTTRSNPASYVGALESFRKAFANEPLARERGYTAGTFSFNNGAGRCPTCNGNGFEQVEMQFLSDVYLRCPDCNGQRYRLEILEVKLRPSGDNLGKSIAEVLDLTVTEAATFFTDYPEILRKIEPLQAVGLGYMKLGQPVPTLSGGEAQRLKLAGYLRKAQAYKKEKTGILFLFDEPTTGLHFEDITVLLQAFRQLLAAGHSLVVIEHHLDLIQGADWIIDLGSEGGEAGGEVICSGSPDEVMQCERSHTGLALRNHQQSTFAGVAEPVLAYREEVKGENLVISIHNAREHNLKGIDLEIPREKMTVITGVSGSGKSTVAFDILFAEGQRRYLESLNAYARQFVQPAARPDIDAVFGIPPTVAIEQRISRGGLKSTVATLTEIYHFLRLLFVKLGQQYCPDCQIPIEAQTLEMIQAQLLRDHRGRRLRVLAPLVVARKGYYTDLVQWASRKGFTHLRVDGDLVATNNWPRLDRFKEHSIELPVGEIVVSSKAEKAIYTLLAQALDLGQGRVELLPVNPRSLPDQEKMIYSTKRVCLNCHRNFIDLDPRLFSFNSKHGWCLHCYGTGQQLPNADDISDEEGQAQVRQLENTDPCPVCHGQRLRPEALAVRFQNRGITEFTRMSVMEAEMVFHSLKLLGREAEIARDILPELRSRLKFLKEVGLSYLALDRAASTLSGGESQRIRLAAQLGSNLRGVCYILDEPTIGLHPRDNQMLLKTLTQLGHKGNTIIVVEHDEETIRRADYVIDLGPGAGINGGQVVAVGDVATLLNHPESVTGHCLAHPLVHPVRKRRRSHFSEHLLEIQGAFLHNLKHFNVSFPLGCLIGVTGVSGSGKSTLVRQILYRNLRQLLAARPNEQGKPDFKLEGCKNLRGWEVIKRVLEVDQTPIGKTPRSCPATYVGFWDEIRHLFSETPSAKIRGYKPSRFSFNVKEGRCPACEGQGVKKIEMSFLPNVIIPCELCHGSRFTPETLMIHYKEKNIGEVLAMSVEQAAEFFSAHKKIYRPLQLLQAVGLNYLSLGQPSPTLSGGEAQRIRLVAELAKIGTTAHYHTLYILDEPTIGLHMADVAKLIHVIQQLVEGGNTVIVIEHNLDVIAEVDWLIDLGSEGGEGGGEIVAQGSPEAVAKTRSGSHTARFLARFLRRSGKLSIYSL; this comes from the coding sequence ATGGTGGATAGATATATTTTAATTGAAGGGGCTCGCCAGAATAATCTAAAAAATCTTAACCTACAGCTACCCCTTAATGAGCTGATTGTAATTACTGGGGTGAGCGGTTCTGGGAAGTCTTCCTTAGCTTTTGACACCATTTATGCCGAAGGTCAGCGGCGCTATGTAGAGACCTTTTCCCCTTACGCTCGGCAGTTTCTAGATCGTATGGATAAGCCCCAAGTAGATCGCATCGAAGGGATTCCGCCAGCTATTGCTATTGATCAAGTCAACCCCGTGCGTACTTCTCGCTCCACCGTGGGCACTATGACGGAGCTTAATGATCATCTAAAATTGCTTTTTGCTCGGGCCGCTCAGCTTTATTGTCGTAACTGTGGTCAACCGGTTCAGAAAGATACGCCTAATAGTATTTACCAACAGTTATTAGCGCAATATCAGGATCGCCCTAATAAAACTCGGGTTTTAATTACCTTTGAGGTAGTTATTCCCGATAATTTTTCTGCACAAGAAATCAAAGGCTTATTGTTTAAGCAAGGCTATACCCGTATCCATTATCAGACGGATCAAATTTTAGAAATTATTCAAGATCGAGTACCCATCGTTGTTGATCAACAGGCTCGCATTATCGAAGCTCTGGAAATTGCTTTAAAGCATGGTCGAGATCGCCTTACAGTGTATCCTTTGGATGAAGAGCGTAAACCTCACTCGCCTCAGCGTTTTTCTGCTAACTTTCATTGTCCCCATTGCGATATTCCTTACCAAGAACCTGTTCCCCATCAGTTTTCCTTTAACTCTCCCCTAGGCGCTTGTGAGACTTGCCGAGGGTTTGGCCGAATTATCGGCATTGATGAGGGCTTAGTTATTCCTGATACCCAGAAAACCTTAGCGGAGGGGGCGATTAAACCTTGGCAGACTGCCAGCTATCAGGAATGTCAGGAAGATTTAATCCGCTTTGCTAATGGGTGTGGCATGCCCATTGATCGGCCTTGGCAGGATTTAACCCCCGATCAGCAGCGTTGGGTGTTGGAGGGAGAGGGCGCGTGGGAAGATAACCAATGGTACGGAGTGAAGCGGTTCTTTAGCTGGTTGGAAAGTAAAAGCTATAAGATGCATATTCGGGTGCTGTTGTCTAAATATCGAGCTTACCATCCTTGTCCGGTTTGCCAAGGAGCGCGGCTTAAACCTGAAGCTTTGCTGTGGCGGTTAGGCACAAAAGCTGATGCAGATTGGGTATTACCAGAGACAAAGCACTTCAAACCTGAATGGGAAGCTCTGCCGGGGCTGACCCTTCAGGATGTGGTGTTGTTACCTATTGCCCGTTGCCAGCAATTTTTCCAGCAGCTTAAATTACCTGCTCCTTTAGATGAGGCGACTGAGCTGTTATTAAGTGAAATTCGGACGCGCTTGGATTATCTCGTAGAAGTGGGGCTAGGTTATCTCACCTTAGATCGGCAATCCCGTACTTTAAGTGGTGGTGAGGTGCAGCGGATTAATTTAACGACTGCGCTGGGGACTTCCCTCGTCAATACCCTATTTGTCTTGGATGAGCCAAGTATTGGCCTTCACCCTCGAGATATGGCACGAATTATTCGGATTTTACAGCGACTGCGGGATGCGGGGAATTCTTTGCTGGTGGTTGAGCATGATCCTCAAGTCATGCTGGCTGCTGATCGGATCTTAGATTTAGGCCTAGGCCCAGGGGAACACGGTGGAAATTTGGTGTTTTTTGGCTCCCCTCATGAATTACCGACCCATCATTCCCTGACAGCCCAGTATTTAACAGGGAAAAAACAGATTATCAATTCATCTGTTATGGTGGCAAAGTCGGTAGCCAGTGCTTACTTTGAGATTCTTGGCGCCAGTGCCCATAATCTTAAGCAGATTAATGTTCGTTTTCCTTTAAATCGCTTGGTGTGTGTTACGGGCGTGAGCGGCTCTGGTAAATCTACCTTAGTGCAAGAAGTGCTTTATAAAGGTTGGTGCAAATTAAAAGGCAAGCCCACAGAAACCCCTGGTGCTTATCAGGCGTTGAAGGGTCACGAGCTTATTCAAGATGTGGTGCTGGTGGATCAATCTCCTATTGGGAAAACCACCCGTTCTAATCCGGCGAGCTATGTCGGTGCCCTTGAGTCATTCCGTAAGGCGTTTGCCAATGAGCCGTTAGCCCGAGAAAGGGGTTATACAGCAGGGACTTTTAGCTTTAATAATGGTGCGGGGCGTTGCCCTACTTGCAATGGTAATGGCTTTGAGCAGGTGGAGATGCAGTTTTTAAGTGATGTGTATCTTCGTTGCCCGGACTGTAATGGCCAGCGTTATCGACTAGAGATACTGGAGGTTAAGCTGCGCCCTTCTGGGGATAATCTCGGTAAATCCATCGCTGAAGTATTAGATTTGACTGTGACTGAAGCAGCGACTTTTTTTACTGATTACCCTGAAATATTACGGAAAATCGAGCCGCTTCAGGCAGTAGGGCTAGGTTACATGAAATTGGGGCAGCCAGTGCCTACTTTAAGTGGTGGCGAGGCCCAGCGGCTTAAATTGGCGGGGTATTTAAGGAAAGCGCAAGCCTATAAAAAAGAAAAGACCGGGATTTTATTTTTATTTGATGAGCCGACTACCGGCCTGCATTTTGAGGATATTACCGTTTTACTTCAGGCTTTCCGTCAATTGTTGGCCGCGGGTCATTCTTTGGTAGTGATTGAACATCATTTGGATTTGATCCAGGGGGCAGATTGGATTATTGATTTAGGGTCTGAAGGGGGTGAGGCTGGGGGGGAGGTAATTTGTAGCGGCTCTCCTGATGAGGTGATGCAATGTGAGCGCAGTCATACGGGTTTGGCACTACGAAATCATCAACAGTCTACCTTTGCTGGGGTGGCTGAACCGGTTTTAGCCTATAGGGAGGAGGTAAAGGGAGAAAACTTAGTGATTAGTATCCATAATGCCAGGGAGCATAATTTAAAAGGCATTGATCTGGAGATTCCCCGCGAGAAAATGACCGTAATTACCGGAGTTTCCGGTTCCGGTAAAAGCACGGTGGCGTTTGATATTCTCTTTGCAGAAGGTCAGCGGCGCTATTTAGAATCGCTAAATGCCTATGCTCGGCAGTTTGTGCAGCCAGCAGCTCGCCCTGACATCGACGCTGTTTTTGGGATTCCTCCCACGGTGGCTATTGAGCAGCGTATCAGCCGTGGAGGTCTGAAAAGTACCGTAGCTACGCTGACTGAGATTTACCATTTCCTACGATTGTTATTTGTAAAGCTGGGCCAGCAGTATTGCCCCGATTGCCAAATTCCCATTGAAGCGCAAACCTTGGAAATGATCCAAGCGCAACTGTTGCGAGATCATCGAGGTCGTCGCTTGCGGGTATTGGCTCCTTTAGTGGTAGCTCGTAAAGGTTATTATACTGATCTTGTTCAATGGGCTAGCAGGAAAGGATTTACCCATTTGCGAGTGGATGGTGATCTGGTAGCTACTAATAATTGGCCGCGTCTTGATCGGTTTAAGGAGCATTCTATTGAGTTGCCAGTAGGGGAGATCGTCGTGTCCTCTAAAGCAGAAAAAGCAATATATACTTTGTTGGCGCAAGCTTTAGATTTAGGCCAAGGTAGGGTTGAGCTACTACCAGTAAACCCAAGATCTTTACCCGATCAAGAAAAAATGATCTATTCTACCAAACGCGTTTGCCTAAATTGCCATCGTAACTTTATCGATCTTGATCCCCGTTTGTTTTCTTTTAATTCTAAGCATGGTTGGTGTCTTCATTGTTATGGTACGGGTCAGCAATTGCCTAATGCTGATGATATTTCTGATGAGGAGGGGCAAGCGCAGGTCAGACAGCTAGAAAATACTGATCCCTGCCCCGTTTGCCATGGCCAACGATTACGCCCTGAAGCTTTAGCGGTACGGTTCCAAAATCGAGGTATTACTGAATTTACCCGGATGTCGGTCATGGAAGCAGAGATGGTATTTCATTCATTAAAGCTACTGGGACGTGAGGCTGAAATTGCCCGAGATATCTTGCCTGAGTTGCGGTCACGGCTGAAATTCTTAAAAGAAGTAGGCTTATCTTACCTAGCTCTAGATCGGGCTGCCTCTACCCTAAGTGGGGGTGAATCCCAGCGTATTCGTTTAGCCGCCCAGCTCGGATCTAACCTGCGAGGGGTGTGCTATATCTTGGATGAGCCGACCATTGGCCTTCATCCTCGGGATAATCAAATGCTGCTGAAGACATTAACACAGCTAGGACACAAGGGAAATACCATTATTGTGGTCGAGCACGATGAGGAAACTATTCGCCGTGCTGACTATGTCATTGATCTAGGGCCAGGGGCGGGGATAAATGGGGGGCAGGTGGTCGCGGTAGGAGATGTAGCTACATTACTCAACCATCCAGAGTCAGTCACAGGTCATTGCCTAGCTCATCCTCTAGTCCATCCAGTTAGAAAAAGACGACGATCCCATTTTTCTGAACATCTGCTTGAGATTCAGGGAGCTTTTCTTCATAACTTAAAGCATTTTAATGTGAGTTTCCCGTTAGGATGCTTAATTGGGGTCACGGGCGTAAGCGGTAGTGGTAAGAGTACTTTAGTACGGCAGATACTATATAGAAATTTACGGCAATTATTGGCAGCAAGACCCAACGAGCAAGGTAAGCCTGATTTCAAGCTTGAAGGCTGTAAAAATCTTCGAGGCTGGGAAGTGATTAAGCGGGTGCTTGAGGTCGATCAAACTCCTATTGGTAAAACCCCCCGTTCTTGTCCTGCCACTTATGTTGGCTTTTGGGACGAGATCCGGCATCTTTTTTCCGAGACACCATCAGCTAAGATACGGGGTTATAAGCCTAGCCGGTTTTCCTTTAATGTTAAGGAAGGCCGCTGTCCAGCCTGTGAAGGGCAAGGGGTAAAGAAAATTGAAATGAGTTTTCTGCCCAATGTGATTATTCCCTGCGAGCTTTGTCATGGGAGTCGTTTTACGCCTGAGACATTAATGATTCACTATAAGGAGAAAAACATTGGTGAAGTCTTGGCGATGAGCGTTGAGCAAGCCGCTGAATTTTTCTCTGCCCATAAAAAGATTTATCGGCCCTTGCAGCTACTCCAGGCCGTAGGTTTGAATTATCTAAGCTTAGGTCAACCTAGCCCCACTTTAAGTGGCGGAGAGGCGCAAAGGATTCGGCTAGTTGCCGAGCTGGCTAAAATAGGGACTACTGCCCATTATCATACCTTGTATATTTTAGATGAACCCACGATTGGGCTACATATGGCCGATGTGGCCAAGCTTATCCACGTGATCCAGCAGTTGGTGGAGGGCGGTAATACCGTCATTGTGATTGAGCACAACCTAGATGTGATTGCCGAGGTGGATTGGTTAATTGATCTAGGCTCAGAAGGGGGCGAAGGGGGCGGGGAGATTGTAGCGCAAGGCTCCCCTGAAGCCGTGGCTAAAACCCGATCCGGTTCCCATACCGCCAGATTTTTGGCACGATTTTTGAGGCGATCGGGTAAGCTATCTATCTATAGCCTCTAG
- a CDS encoding RelA/SpoT domain-containing protein — translation MEWIKPQYSKGAIRKAGKVLASDHPDDKKSIESFDALSNWRSAHAYPMQAILILLRKTAEKILGNEAEKINKNVLVAQRLKRAPSIVQKLKRECGMQLDRMEDIGGCRAIVSTLSQVKQLSSALRLSKTVYILHRERNYIEEPKPSGYRGIHLIYKYDGTKTEYKNIPIEIQIRSKIQHAWATAVEVAGVFTKSALKASQGSDEWLKYFQYASAELARLEGCSPDPCFNSIDIRSELELLSTTLNVYHQFAAFTITTERITKETKTKNKNSFYLLTLDVQAS, via the coding sequence ATGGAATGGATTAAGCCTCAATACAGCAAAGGAGCTATTCGCAAAGCAGGAAAAGTTCTTGCTAGCGACCATCCCGACGATAAAAAAAGTATCGAATCGTTTGATGCGCTGTCTAATTGGCGATCCGCTCATGCCTACCCTATGCAAGCGATCCTTATCCTGCTAAGAAAGACAGCGGAAAAGATACTTGGTAACGAAGCGGAAAAAATAAACAAAAATGTACTTGTTGCTCAACGATTAAAACGTGCGCCATCAATCGTACAAAAATTAAAGCGCGAATGTGGTATGCAATTAGACCGAATGGAAGATATTGGTGGCTGCCGGGCAATCGTATCAACTCTAAGCCAAGTAAAGCAGTTATCAAGTGCATTAAGGCTGAGCAAAACTGTATATATTCTACATAGAGAACGAAATTATATTGAAGAACCAAAACCATCTGGCTATCGCGGCATACATCTCATATACAAGTACGATGGTACAAAGACAGAATACAAAAATATTCCTATTGAAATACAAATACGTAGCAAAATCCAACATGCATGGGCTACAGCAGTTGAAGTAGCTGGAGTATTCACCAAGTCGGCACTAAAGGCCAGTCAAGGCTCCGATGAGTGGCTTAAGTACTTCCAATACGCAAGTGCAGAGCTCGCTAGACTTGAAGGATGCTCACCAGATCCATGTTTCAACAGCATCGACATACGCAGTGAGCTTGAGTTGCTATCCACTACACTCAATGTGTATCATCAATTCGCTGCTTTCACCATAACCACAGAACGGATAACAAAAGAGACCAAAACCAAAAATAAAAACAGCTTTTACCTGCTCACCCTAGATGTGCAAGCCAGCTAG